GCCGAGCCCGGCGAAGTGGGTCGCGTTGCCCAGGACCTCGGTGGCGGCGGCACTCGCCGCGGGCGGCTGGGCCGCCGCAGCCACGACGGGTAACGCGGCACAGCAGAGCGCTGCCAGCAACAGGGCGGTGCGCCTTCGGGCGGGCGAGCGGGGGGCCGAAAGAAGCTGCATGGGGGATCCGCCTTCTTCGTGACGGGGCGCTGTGACGTTCGTATGGGAGTCCTCTCGGAGGGAGGGGGTGAGCGCTGGAACACCTCTCTAGTGGGAGCGCTCCCATGGTCTCCGTGTCCGGGGACTGTAGAAGAGGGCCATGCCCCTGACAAGGGGTCGGGGCCGAGGGCTTGCCGGCTCGCGGCACCACCAGCGCCGCTTTTGCCACAACAACTCCAGGACGCGCTCGCCATAAGGGATATCCCGGGGTCTGGTGGTCGCGGAGCCTTTCACCTGAGATGCAAAGACCCCGCAGGCCGGACAGTCCCCAGCCGAGGCATCCGCCGCGGCCAGACCGCCAGCGCGCCCGTGCCGAAGACCGCATCCGCGCCGCCCGGGCCTCGCCGACCGGGTGCCCGCGGGCGACCTCCTGGCAGCGGACGCGGCGAAGGCGTGTGCGGCTCTTCCCGGCGGCACGGCGACGGGCACCGACGGCAAGGCCGTCGACGTCGGTGCGGCCTGCGGGGTGCTCGCGGCCTGGGACCGCACCGCGAACACCGGCAGCCGAGGCGCCCAGCTCTTCGACCGGCTGTGGCGGAAGTTGCCCGTGTCCCAGATGTGGACGGTGCCGTTCTCGGCTGCCGACCCGGTGAACACCCCGAACACCCTCGACACCGGCTCACCCGCCTTCGCGACGGCTCTCGCCGACACGGTCACCGAGCTGACTGCGGCCGGCATCCCGCTGGACTCGCGGCTCGGGGAGCACCAGTTCGTGGTGCGGAACGAGAAGCGCATCGCGGTTCCCGGCGGATCGCGGTCGCTGGGCGTGTGGAACAAGGTGGAGTCGGTGTGGGACCCGGCGGGCGGTGGATACACGGAGGTGTCGACCGGGTCCAGCAACATCCAGGCGGTGGGCTGGGACGGCGGGCGCTGCCCGGTGGCCCGGACCCTGTTGACGTACTCCCAGTCCTCGAACCCGAACTCGCCGCACTTCAGTGACCAGACACGGCTGTTCTCGGCGGAGAAGTGGGTGACGTCCCGGTTCTGCGAGAAGGACATCCTGTCCTCGCCCGCCCTGAAGATCGTGCGGGTGCGCGGACACTGAGCATGTGGTCCCGCCACATATGTGGCGAGACCACATCACCACGCGGAGAGAGCGCGGGCCTCGGTCACACCGGCCGGGTACGGCCCTCCCAGTACGGGTCGCGCAGTCGACGCTTGTACAGCTTGCCGTTGGGGTCGCGGGGCATCTCGGTGATGAAGTCGACGCTCTTTGGCCGTTTGTAGGCGGCGAGCTGCTCCGCGCAGTGGTCGAGGATCGCGGCGGCGAGGTCCGGGCCGGGTTCCCGGCCGGGCGCCGGTTCCACCACGGCCTTGACCTCCTCGCCCCAGTCGTCGTGCGGAATGCCGAAGGCGGCGGCGTCGGCGACGGCGGGGTGCTGGAGCAGGACGGACTCGATCTCGGCCGGGTAGATGTTGACCCCGCCCGAGATGATCATGTCGATCTTGCGGTCGCGCAGGAAGAGGTAACCGTCCTCGTCGAGGAGGCCGAGGTCGCCGACGGTGAAGAAGTCGCCGATACGGTTCTTCTTCGTCTTGGCCTCGTCCTTGTGGTACGCGAAGCCTCCGGTGTTCATCTTCAGGTAGACGGTGCCGAGTTCTTCGGGCGGCAGCCGGTTGCCGTCGTCGTCGAAGATCGCGAGTTCGCTGATGGGCCAGGCCTTGCCGACCGTGCCGGGTTTCTTCAGCCAGTCCTCGGCGGTCGCGAAGGCACCGCCGCCCTCGCTGGCCGCGTAGTACTCCTCCACACAGGGCCCCCACCAGTCGAGCATCGCCCGCTTGACGTGGTCGGGACAGGGAGCGGCGCCATGGATGGCGTGCCGCATGGACGAGACGTCATGGCGTGCCCGGACGTCCTCGGGCAGGGCCAGCAGGCGATGGAACTGGGTCGGGACCATGTGGGTGTCGGTACACCGGTGTGCGTCGATCAGCCGCAGCATCTCCTCGGGCGTCCACTTGTCCATCAGCACCAGCGGGTGGCCGATGTGCAGGGACGCGGCCGCGAACTGCAGAACGGCCGTGTGGTAGAGCGGGGAGCAGACGAGGTGGACGTCGTCGCCGAAGGGCCGGATGCCGAAGATGCCGAGGAATCCGCCGAGGTACGCCTCCTCCGGGCGCTTTCCGGGCAGCGGGCGCCTGATGCCGCGGGGGCGGCCGGTGGTGCCGGAGGTGTAGTTCATGACCCAGCCGAGTTCACGGTCCGTGGGCGCCGACTCCGGCTGTCCGTCGAGGAGTTCGGCGTACGGCCGGAAGCCCTCGACCTCGCCGACGGCGTATCGCCGGTCCGCCGGAAGGCCGGCCTCGTCGGCGGCCCTGCGCGCGGTCTCCCCGAACCGCTCGTCAGCGATCAGTACCTTCGCACCGGAGTCGGCGACGATCCAGGCGATCTCGGGGGCGACGAAGTGGTGGTTGACCGGCACCAGGTAGAGGCCGGCCTGGCTGGCGGCGAGGTGCGCGGTGAAGAACTCCGCGCTGTTGGGCAGGACGACCGCGAAGGCGTCGCCGCGTTCCAGCCCGGCGGCGCGCAGGCCGTGGACCAGCCGGTTGGCGGCGGCGTGGAGGCGACCGGCGGTCCAGGGCGTGCCGTCGGGGGCGATGAGGACCGTACGGGAGGGGTCCTGGGCGGCCTGGGCCCAGAAGCCCGCGGGAGGTGTGCTCGTCACTGGGCGCTCCTTCCGGCGATGCGGTTGATGCGATCGACGGCTCGCTCGAAGCCGCGGGTGAGGTCGTCGAAGACGGCCTGGACGCTGCGTTCGCTGTTCATCCGCCCCACGATCTGACCGACGGGCGTGCCCAGCAGCGGCTCGACCTCGTACTTCTGGATGCGTGAGACCGCCTCGGCGACCAGCAGGCCCTGCAGCGGCATGGGGAGGGTGCCGGGCCCCTCGGCGGAGTCCCAGGCGTCGGTCCATTCGGTTCGCAGCTGGCGTGCGGGCTTACCCGTCAGGGCGCGGGAGCGCACGGTGTCGCCGGAACCGGCGGCGAGAAGTTTCTGGATGAGCCGGGGCGACGTCAGTTCGGCCTCTGTGGTGGTCAGCCATATGGAGCCCAGCCACACACCCTGGGCCCCGAGTGCCAGTGCGGCGGCCGCCTGCTGCCCGCTGCCGATGCCGCCCGCCGCCAGTACAGGCAGCGGATCGACGGCGTCGACGACCTCCGGGGTGAGGACCATGGAGGCGATGTCACCGGTGTGGCCACCGGCCTCGTAGCCCTGTGCGACCACGATGTCGATGCCGGCTTCCTGGTGCTTGACGGCGTGCCGGGCACTGCCCGCCAGGGCGGCGACCAGCACGTCCTGTTCGTGCGCGCGGTCCACCACGTCGGCGGGAGGCGAGCCGAGGGCGTTGGCGAGCAGCCGGATCGGGTAGTCGAAGGCGACGTCCAGCTGGCTGCGGGCGACCTGCTCCATCCAGCCCGTGATGCGCCACCCGGACGCCTCGCCCTCGGCGAGTGCGGGTACGCCGTACTTGGCGAGGGTGTCCTTGACGAACTGCCGGTGCCCCTCGGGGATCATCGCCTCGACGTCGGCCTCGCTCACCCCCTCGACCTTCTTGGCCGGCATGACGACGTCCAGGCCGTACGGCTTGCCGTCGACGTGGGCCTCGATCCAGTCGAGGTCGCGTTTGAGTTCGTCGGGTTCCGTGTAACGGACCGCGCCGAGCACTCCGAAGCCGCCGGCCCGGCTGATGGCCGCGGCGACGGCGGGGAACGGCGTGAAGCCGAAGACGGCGTGCTCCAGTCCCAGTTTCTTGCTCAGCT
This is a stretch of genomic DNA from Streptomyces sp. NBC_00285. It encodes these proteins:
- a CDS encoding acyl-CoA synthetase, yielding MTSTPPAGFWAQAAQDPSRTVLIAPDGTPWTAGRLHAAANRLVHGLRAAGLERGDAFAVVLPNSAEFFTAHLAASQAGLYLVPVNHHFVAPEIAWIVADSGAKVLIADERFGETARRAADEAGLPADRRYAVGEVEGFRPYAELLDGQPESAPTDRELGWVMNYTSGTTGRPRGIRRPLPGKRPEEAYLGGFLGIFGIRPFGDDVHLVCSPLYHTAVLQFAAASLHIGHPLVLMDKWTPEEMLRLIDAHRCTDTHMVPTQFHRLLALPEDVRARHDVSSMRHAIHGAAPCPDHVKRAMLDWWGPCVEEYYAASEGGGAFATAEDWLKKPGTVGKAWPISELAIFDDDGNRLPPEELGTVYLKMNTGGFAYHKDEAKTKKNRIGDFFTVGDLGLLDEDGYLFLRDRKIDMIISGGVNIYPAEIESVLLQHPAVADAAAFGIPHDDWGEEVKAVVEPAPGREPGPDLAAAILDHCAEQLAAYKRPKSVDFITEMPRDPNGKLYKRRLRDPYWEGRTRPV
- a CDS encoding transposase family protein; translated protein: MPVAVPPGRAAHAFAASAARRSPAGTRSARPGRRGCGLRHGRAGGLAAADASAGDCPACGVFASQVKGSATTRPRDIPYGERVLELLWQKRRWWCREPASPRPRPLVRGMALFYSPRTRRPWERSH
- a CDS encoding NAD(P)H-dependent flavin oxidoreductase; the encoded protein is MQTELSKKLGLEHAVFGFTPFPAVAAAISRAGGFGVLGAVRYTEPDELKRDLDWIEAHVDGKPYGLDVVMPAKKVEGVSEADVEAMIPEGHRQFVKDTLAKYGVPALAEGEASGWRITGWMEQVARSQLDVAFDYPIRLLANALGSPPADVVDRAHEQDVLVAALAGSARHAVKHQEAGIDIVVAQGYEAGGHTGDIASMVLTPEVVDAVDPLPVLAAGGIGSGQQAAAALALGAQGVWLGSIWLTTTEAELTSPRLIQKLLAAGSGDTVRSRALTGKPARQLRTEWTDAWDSAEGPGTLPMPLQGLLVAEAVSRIQKYEVEPLLGTPVGQIVGRMNSERSVQAVFDDLTRGFERAVDRINRIAGRSAQ